The proteins below are encoded in one region of Vicinamibacterales bacterium:
- a CDS encoding cold shock domain-containing protein: MPTGTIARLLIDKGFGFIRDEGGIEHFFHRSSVRGAVFELLREGQRVEFTPEESGKGPRAGEVRLVEG, translated from the coding sequence ATGCCAACCGGGACGATCGCTCGACTTCTTATCGACAAGGGGTTCGGGTTCATCCGCGACGAGGGGGGAATCGAGCACTTCTTTCATCGCAGCTCCGTGCGCGGAGCGGTGTTCGAGCTCCTGCGGGAAGGCCAGCGGGTGGAATTCACGCCCGAAGAGTCCGGCAAAGGCCCGCGCGCCGGTGAAGTCCGGCTGGTTGAAGGCTGA